In Paenibacillus sp. G2S3, a single window of DNA contains:
- a CDS encoding ABC transporter ATP-binding protein, protein MDVLRQLRGYYREKLHYLILSIVCLAAATAVGLITPNLLRKLIDDVIVPLKFKEVPVLALSVLAVVIVKALLQFAHGFFGGRLGNFLAYRLRNACYEKLQFLSFRYYDTAKTGDLMSRLTGDLEAIRNFIGFGFAQLLNVFFMVLFGSIMMFTINWQLTLVTLITMPFLAAVALRFESKIHPAFQEMRLALSSLTTAVQENITGVRTVKSFAREAHEVEKFSHRNERYKNNQIFAAELWSKFFPIMELLASVSIAILLGVGGTLVINDKMSLGELVAFFSLIWYIIGPVWGLGFHINNYTQSKASGERVLEVLNQKIDVKDKEDARELVPSEVKGDVAFNHVTFAYGNKMPAVTDIHFEAKSGEIIGFLGGTGSGKSTITQLMMRAYDVNEGSITLDGIDIREYSVRSLRSQIATVFQETFLFSSSIRNNISYGLKNVSMEEIIRAAQLAKAHDFIMEMADGYDTVVGERGMGLSGGQKQRIAIARALLKNPRILILDDATSAVDMETEHEIQAGFQEVMNGRTTLIIAHRISSLRHADQIIVMNEGHVQQRGTHQELIEVPGPYQDVYRIQYADYLARATGRGEE, encoded by the coding sequence ATGGATGTTCTCAGGCAACTGCGAGGCTATTACCGAGAGAAGCTGCATTATTTGATTCTTTCGATTGTATGCTTGGCCGCCGCAACTGCAGTGGGGCTAATTACCCCCAATTTGTTAAGGAAGCTGATCGATGATGTAATTGTTCCACTCAAGTTTAAAGAGGTGCCCGTGTTGGCTCTCAGTGTATTGGCTGTAGTAATCGTAAAAGCTTTACTACAATTTGCACATGGTTTTTTTGGAGGGCGGTTAGGTAATTTTCTAGCATATCGGCTACGTAACGCTTGTTATGAGAAATTGCAATTTCTATCTTTCCGTTATTATGATACCGCGAAAACAGGAGATCTGATGTCCCGGCTGACCGGGGATTTAGAAGCGATCCGGAACTTTATCGGTTTTGGTTTCGCTCAGCTGCTAAATGTGTTTTTTATGGTGCTTTTTGGTTCTATCATGATGTTCACCATTAATTGGCAGCTAACATTGGTTACATTGATTACTATGCCATTTCTGGCAGCAGTAGCTTTAAGATTTGAGTCGAAGATTCATCCGGCCTTTCAAGAGATGCGTCTTGCGTTAAGTTCTCTGACAACGGCTGTACAGGAGAATATCACCGGTGTGCGTACTGTCAAATCGTTTGCTAGAGAGGCTCACGAAGTTGAGAAATTCTCACACCGTAATGAACGTTATAAGAATAATCAGATTTTTGCCGCAGAGCTCTGGAGTAAGTTTTTTCCTATCATGGAGCTTTTAGCATCGGTCAGTATAGCTATTCTGTTAGGCGTAGGTGGTACACTCGTCATTAACGACAAAATGTCACTAGGTGAATTGGTTGCCTTCTTCAGTTTGATTTGGTACATCATTGGACCGGTATGGGGTCTTGGGTTTCATATTAATAACTATACACAGTCCAAAGCTTCGGGAGAACGTGTACTTGAGGTACTTAATCAAAAAATTGATGTGAAGGATAAAGAAGATGCACGTGAACTGGTACCTTCTGAGGTTAAAGGGGACGTTGCCTTTAATCATGTCACCTTTGCGTACGGGAACAAAATGCCTGCCGTTACTGACATCCATTTTGAAGCTAAATCAGGAGAAATTATCGGATTTCTTGGAGGCACAGGTTCAGGTAAATCCACTATTACTCAACTGATGATGCGTGCTTACGATGTCAATGAAGGTAGTATTACGCTGGATGGCATTGATATTAGAGAATACAGTGTGCGCAGCCTGCGGTCACAGATTGCCACCGTATTCCAGGAAACGTTCCTGTTCTCCTCATCCATCCGCAACAATATTTCATATGGCTTGAAAAATGTAAGCATGGAAGAGATTATCCGTGCTGCACAGTTGGCAAAGGCGCATGATTTCATTATGGAGATGGCAGACGGATATGACACTGTAGTGGGCGAACGCGGAATGGGTCTCTCCGGCGGACAAAAGCAGCGGATTGCCATCGCAAGAGCGCTGCTTAAGAATCCGCGTATCCTCATCCTCGACGATGCGACCAGTGCTGTCGATATGGAAACAGAGCATGAGATTCAGGCGGGTTTCCAAGAGGTCATGAATGGGCGTACAACACTTATTATCGCCCATCGGATATCCTCCTTGCGACATGCGGATCAGATCATTGTCATGAATGAAGGTCATGTTCAGCAGCGTGGTACTCATCAGGAGCTAATTGAAGTTCCGGGTCCATACCAAGATGTATACCGGATACAATATGCTGACTATCTGGCCAGAGCTACCGGAAGAGGGGAGGAGTGA
- a CDS encoding DUF1805 domain-containing protein, which translates to MVTIEPIIVGEHTLIGVEVKLPKTTLLSINTSRGYIMCGALDVGLLNERLSDRHIIAARAVGVRTLSQLLAAPLESVTIEAERLGIVPGMTGSDALLLMV; encoded by the coding sequence TTGGTTACTATAGAGCCCATTATCGTAGGTGAACATACGCTGATCGGGGTAGAGGTTAAGCTTCCGAAAACAACGCTGCTCTCAATCAACACAAGCCGAGGTTATATTATGTGTGGTGCGCTGGATGTTGGTCTGCTCAATGAGAGGCTCAGTGATCGGCATATTATCGCAGCCAGGGCGGTTGGTGTTCGCACGCTGTCACAGCTGTTAGCTGCTCCATTGGAGTCTGTAACCATAGAGGCGGAGCGTCTAGGTATCGTACCTGGTATGACAGGTTCGGATGCATTGCTTCTTATGGTCTGA
- the sufD gene encoding Fe-S cluster assembly protein SufD — translation MTTQTILPVDAERLSELSHSSGEPGWLKESRLKALELAATLTLPKLEKTRIDRWNVNNYGSYKTSETIASLKDAPASISSLIKDQEEGSLIIQRNSGAVYTRLAPELAAQGVIFTDLQTAVKEHGDLVQRYLHKAIQPDEHSIAALHAALWNGGVFLYVPKNVVVETPLQAVLLTDDAEASFVPHILIVADTNSSLTYVDNYVSDKEEAGLHNGAVEVFVGAGAKVRYATVHQLGVDTTDVTYRRAVVENDGTIEWIVGEMNYGDTASDTKSVLKGNGSSSDAKVIAVGTGSQKLNYTTQAQHFGKNTPSDMITRAVMRDNATSIINGITKIEKGATRADGQQTEKVLMLSPKARGDANPILLIDEDDVTAGHAASVGQVNHEQVFYLMSRGITRHDAETLIIYGFLAPVVSQIPLEGLRNQLQSLVERKLGQ, via the coding sequence ATGACGACACAGACCATTCTTCCGGTGGATGCCGAGCGCTTGAGCGAATTATCGCATAGTAGCGGCGAACCGGGTTGGCTGAAAGAAAGCCGCTTGAAAGCACTTGAACTGGCAGCTACTCTGACACTGCCTAAATTAGAGAAGACACGGATTGATCGTTGGAATGTGAACAATTATGGTAGCTACAAAACAAGTGAAACCATAGCTTCACTGAAGGATGCACCTGCTTCCATTTCCTCCTTGATCAAGGATCAGGAAGAAGGCAGTCTGATTATTCAACGTAACTCTGGTGCAGTATATACACGACTAGCTCCTGAGCTTGCAGCACAAGGTGTTATTTTTACCGATCTGCAAACAGCTGTTAAAGAGCATGGAGATTTGGTACAACGTTACCTGCATAAGGCAATTCAACCTGACGAGCATTCAATCGCTGCGCTTCATGCAGCACTATGGAACGGTGGAGTATTCCTCTATGTTCCTAAGAATGTAGTGGTTGAAACTCCACTTCAGGCGGTGTTGTTAACAGATGATGCGGAAGCTTCATTTGTTCCTCACATTCTGATTGTAGCGGATACTAACAGTTCCCTGACATACGTAGATAACTACGTGTCGGATAAAGAGGAAGCTGGATTACACAATGGTGCTGTAGAAGTATTCGTGGGTGCAGGTGCTAAAGTACGTTATGCTACAGTGCATCAGCTGGGCGTGGATACAACAGATGTGACTTACCGCCGCGCTGTTGTTGAGAATGACGGAACCATCGAATGGATCGTTGGTGAGATGAACTATGGTGATACAGCAAGTGATACCAAGTCTGTGCTCAAAGGCAATGGCTCTAGCTCCGATGCTAAAGTAATTGCTGTAGGTACGGGATCACAGAAACTGAATTACACTACTCAAGCTCAGCATTTCGGCAAAAACACCCCAAGTGACATGATCACTCGTGCGGTTATGCGTGATAATGCTACTTCTATCATCAATGGAATTACCAAGATCGAGAAAGGTGCTACTAGAGCCGACGGTCAGCAAACGGAGAAAGTCCTGATGCTAAGTCCAAAAGCCCGTGGTGACGCCAATCCGATCCTGCTGATTGATGAAGATGATGTTACAGCAGGCCATGCCGCTTCCGTAGGACAGGTCAATCACGAGCAAGTCTTTTACCTGATGTCCCGCGGAATTACACGGCATGATGCAGAAACTCTGATCATCTATGGCTTCTTGGCTCCTGTTGTGTCGCAAATTCCACTAGAGGGACTGCGTAATCAGCTCCAATCTCTTGTGGAAAGGAAGTTAGGTCAATGA
- the sufU gene encoding Fe-S cluster assembly sulfur transfer protein SufU, whose protein sequence is MNLDDLYRRVIMDHYKSPRNRGSFEDDALKIELNNPTCGDRITLQLKVEDGIVKDARYNGEGCSISMSSASMMTEAIKGQTVERALELADNFSLLMKGEDVDFGDYEDIEALSGVNKFPARIKCATLAWNALRKGIDEEEQHK, encoded by the coding sequence ATGAACTTGGATGACTTGTACAGACGAGTAATTATGGATCATTATAAAAGTCCTCGGAATCGTGGTTCATTTGAAGATGATGCTCTGAAAATTGAACTGAATAATCCAACTTGTGGTGACCGTATTACACTTCAGCTTAAGGTAGAAGATGGAATCGTAAAAGATGCCCGTTATAACGGTGAAGGTTGTTCGATCAGTATGTCATCCGCTTCGATGATGACTGAGGCGATCAAAGGACAAACGGTTGAACGTGCGCTTGAACTAGCCGACAATTTCTCCTTACTGATGAAGGGTGAAGACGTGGATTTCGGAGATTATGAAGACATTGAAGCCCTATCGGGTGTGAATAAATTCCCTGCGCGGATCAAATGCGCAACACTGGCTTGGAACGCACTTCGTAAAGGAATTGACGAAGAAGAGCAACATAAATAA
- a CDS encoding DUF423 domain-containing protein, which translates to MQRKLMAWGALLAMLAVGVGAFGAHLLKPVISEEYMKVYETGVQYHLVHALGVILIALVVGQWGESTRLRWAGRLLIAGTILFSGSLYVLSISGIKVLGAITPIGGVCFIAGWLCLVLEAFSRSKKAS; encoded by the coding sequence ATGCAACGGAAACTTATGGCCTGGGGGGCTTTGCTAGCGATGCTGGCAGTTGGAGTAGGCGCTTTTGGCGCTCATTTATTAAAACCTGTGATCAGTGAAGAATATATGAAGGTATATGAGACGGGTGTACAGTATCACTTGGTACATGCGCTGGGTGTAATTCTGATAGCACTGGTTGTAGGTCAATGGGGAGAAAGTACCCGGTTACGCTGGGCAGGACGGTTGTTAATAGCAGGCACTATTTTATTCTCAGGTAGCTTGTATGTTCTGAGTATCTCCGGGATTAAGGTGCTTGGAGCGATTACGCCTATTGGTGGTGTATGCTTTATAGCAGGCTGGTTATGCTTGGTTTTGGAAGCATTCTCACGCAGCAAAAAAGCATCTTAA
- a CDS encoding ABC transporter ATP-binding protein gives MKLEAKQNTATGAKRKAAEQKTLDERFVYKDDDVIDKAFDWKQFTRLFSYMKPYAKQMLPLVSIMMILGTITKLTVPFLTSLAIDRAIAPKVGNPSLTLLYSLTAGVIVLYLIQWIAGVYRIKYTNIIGQRVIYDLRSDLFKHIQKLSFNFFDKRPAGSVLVRVTNDINSLQDLFTNGVVNLMIDCVQLLGITIILLLINWKLGLAVMVTVPIMFFISTKLRQKIRIAWQDVRMKNSRINSHLNESIQGIRVTQAYTQERENMNYFDFMNTDSKKSWNKASAMNQAFGPMIEITGGFGTMVLFWLGAYLIQSGELTVGLLVAFSSYVSNFWDPINRLGQMYNQLLVAMASSERIFEYLDEQPSVQDNPGAKPLGTIRGDINFNNVVFEYEKGRAALKGIDLDVKAGQSIALVGHTGSGKSTIINLIGRFYDIKSGRITIDGEDIRDVTLDSLRRQIGIVLQDTFIFSGTIRDNIRFGRLDATDEEVENAAKAVDAHDFIMKLPGGYETEVEERGSALSMGQRQLLSFARALLANPRILILDEATASIDTETELKIQEALKILLQGRTSFIVAHRLSTIRHADKIVVLDHGVIKEEGTHRELTSRDGVYNGLIEAQFRFL, from the coding sequence ATGAAACTTGAAGCCAAACAGAACACCGCTACGGGAGCAAAGCGAAAAGCAGCCGAGCAGAAGACACTTGATGAACGCTTCGTGTACAAAGATGATGATGTTATCGACAAAGCGTTTGACTGGAAGCAGTTCACCAGACTATTTAGCTATATGAAGCCTTACGCCAAACAGATGCTTCCACTGGTTTCTATCATGATGATTCTGGGAACCATTACGAAGCTGACTGTTCCTTTCTTGACAAGCTTAGCTATCGACCGTGCCATAGCGCCTAAGGTTGGGAATCCCAGCTTAACACTTCTTTATTCGCTTACGGCAGGTGTGATTGTCTTATATCTCATTCAATGGATTGCAGGTGTGTACCGGATTAAGTACACGAACATTATTGGACAACGAGTGATTTATGATTTACGTTCTGACTTGTTCAAGCATATTCAGAAGCTCTCGTTTAACTTCTTCGATAAACGCCCAGCAGGCTCGGTATTAGTACGTGTGACGAATGATATCAACTCACTGCAGGATTTGTTCACGAACGGGGTAGTCAATCTGATGATTGACTGTGTGCAGCTTTTGGGGATTACCATTATTCTGTTATTGATCAACTGGAAACTTGGTCTTGCAGTAATGGTTACAGTTCCGATCATGTTCTTTATTTCTACTAAGCTGCGTCAGAAGATTCGGATCGCATGGCAGGATGTGCGGATGAAGAACTCTAGAATTAATTCTCACTTGAACGAATCGATTCAGGGGATCAGAGTCACACAGGCTTATACACAAGAACGTGAAAATATGAATTATTTCGATTTTATGAATACAGACAGTAAAAAATCCTGGAATAAAGCCTCTGCGATGAACCAAGCTTTCGGACCGATGATCGAGATCACTGGTGGGTTTGGAACGATGGTCCTCTTTTGGCTAGGGGCTTATTTGATCCAATCTGGTGAGCTTACAGTCGGTTTGCTTGTAGCGTTCAGCTCTTATGTCAGTAACTTCTGGGACCCGATTAACCGTCTGGGCCAGATGTATAACCAGTTGCTCGTAGCGATGGCTTCCTCGGAACGGATCTTTGAATATTTGGATGAGCAACCTTCGGTTCAAGATAACCCAGGAGCTAAGCCACTAGGAACAATTCGTGGAGATATTAATTTTAATAATGTTGTTTTTGAATATGAAAAAGGTCGGGCGGCTTTAAAAGGCATCGATCTGGATGTAAAAGCTGGGCAATCGATCGCACTAGTAGGTCATACCGGATCAGGGAAAAGTACGATTATTAACCTGATTGGCCGGTTCTATGATATTAAGAGCGGAAGAATTACGATTGACGGTGAAGATATCCGTGACGTTACACTGGATAGTCTGAGAAGGCAGATCGGAATCGTGCTGCAGGATACCTTTATTTTCTCAGGAACGATTCGTGACAACATTCGATTTGGTCGACTGGATGCTACCGATGAAGAAGTGGAAAATGCCGCGAAAGCAGTAGATGCCCATGACTTTATTATGAAGCTTCCTGGAGGGTATGAGACAGAGGTAGAAGAGCGCGGTAGCGCCTTGTCCATGGGACAGCGTCAGCTTCTCTCCTTTGCCCGCGCACTATTAGCGAATCCACGGATTCTGATCCTTGATGAAGCTACAGCTAGCATCGATACAGAAACGGAGCTGAAGATTCAGGAGGCACTCAAAATCTTACTTCAGGGCCGGACCTCCTTTATCGTTGCCCATAGACTATCTACCATCCGCCATGCGGATAAAATAGTCGTTCTGGATCACGGAGTGATCAAAGAAGAAGGAACTCACCGAGAACTGACGTCACGTGATGGTGTGTATAACGGTTTGATTGAAGCGCAATTCCGCTTCCTATAG
- the sufC gene encoding Fe-S cluster assembly ATPase SufC translates to MAADFVIEGLKATIEGKEILKGINLQMKGGEIHAIMGPNGTGKSTLASALMGHPKYEVTEGTATLEGEDLLEMAVDERARAGLFLAMQYPSEISGVTNSDFLRSAINARREEGSEISLIRFIRLMEAKMKELDMNPEFLHRYLNEGFSGGEKKRNEILQMMMLDPKIVILDEIDSGLDIDALKIVAEGVNSMRSEDRGFLVITHYQRLLNYIKPDFVHVMMQGRIVKSGGPELAQRLEAEGYEWIKEELGIEDETVGQDA, encoded by the coding sequence ATGGCAGCAGATTTTGTCATTGAGGGACTTAAAGCGACGATTGAGGGAAAAGAGATTTTGAAGGGGATTAACCTTCAAATGAAAGGTGGCGAAATTCACGCCATCATGGGACCAAACGGTACAGGTAAAAGTACCTTGGCGTCAGCTCTTATGGGTCACCCTAAATATGAAGTAACTGAAGGAACAGCAACACTTGAAGGTGAAGATCTTCTGGAGATGGCGGTTGATGAACGCGCACGTGCAGGTCTTTTCCTTGCTATGCAGTACCCAAGTGAAATTTCCGGAGTAACAAACTCCGATTTCTTGCGCTCTGCCATTAATGCCCGCCGTGAAGAGGGAAGCGAAATTTCTTTGATTCGTTTTATCCGTCTTATGGAAGCGAAGATGAAAGAACTGGACATGAATCCTGAGTTCCTACACCGTTACCTGAACGAAGGTTTCTCCGGTGGTGAGAAGAAACGTAACGAAATTCTACAAATGATGATGCTAGATCCAAAAATCGTGATTCTGGACGAAATTGACTCTGGTCTTGATATTGATGCTTTGAAAATTGTAGCTGAAGGCGTAAACTCCATGCGGAGTGAAGATCGCGGCTTCCTGGTTATTACCCACTATCAACGTCTCTTGAACTACATCAAACCTGATTTTGTACATGTTATGATGCAGGGCAGAATTGTGAAATCCGGTGGTCCTGAGCTTGCACAACGTCTGGAAGCAGAAGGCTACGAGTGGATTAAAGAAGAACTTGGAATTGAAGACGAAACAGTAGGGCAAGACGCGTAA
- the sufB gene encoding Fe-S cluster assembly protein SufB — MAKKAPDMEEYQYGFRDEHKSIFQSGKGLTAEIVKEISAIKNEPQWMLDFRLKSLEQFRKMPMPTWGGNMDDLDFEDIQYYVRPSEKQGKTWEEVPSEIKETFDKLGIPEAEQKFLAGVSAQYESEVVYHSMQKSLEDQGVIFTDTDTALREHPELLKKFFGTIIPPTDNKFAALNSAVWSGGSFIYVPKGVKCEVPLQAYFRINSENMGQFERTLILADEDSFVHYVEGCTAPIYSTNSLHSAVVEILCMKNSRVRYTTIQNWAPNIYNLVTKRAVAEENATMEWVDGNIGSKLTMKYPAVVLKGRGAKGSVLSIAVAGKGQHQDAGAKMIHLAPDTTSTIVSKSISKHGGKVTYRGLASFGRQAEGAKSNIKCDTLILDNESTSDTIPYNEIMNDNIVLEHEATVSKVSEEQLFYLMSRGLTEAEATQMIVMGFIEPFTKELPMEYAVEMNRLIKFEMEGSIG; from the coding sequence ATGGCTAAGAAAGCGCCTGATATGGAAGAGTACCAATACGGGTTCCGTGATGAGCATAAGTCGATATTCCAGTCTGGTAAAGGTTTGACGGCCGAAATTGTTAAAGAAATTTCAGCAATCAAAAATGAACCACAGTGGATGCTTGATTTCCGCTTAAAATCCCTTGAACAGTTCCGTAAAATGCCGATGCCTACATGGGGCGGCAATATGGACGATTTAGATTTTGAGGATATTCAATATTATGTAAGACCTTCCGAGAAACAAGGGAAGACTTGGGAAGAAGTTCCTTCCGAAATCAAGGAAACCTTTGATAAGCTGGGTATTCCTGAAGCGGAACAGAAGTTCCTCGCCGGCGTATCGGCACAATATGAATCTGAGGTTGTATACCACAGCATGCAGAAGAGCCTTGAAGATCAAGGGGTTATTTTTACAGATACCGATACTGCACTGCGTGAACATCCAGAACTTCTTAAGAAGTTCTTCGGGACGATCATCCCTCCAACCGATAATAAATTTGCAGCACTTAACAGTGCCGTTTGGTCAGGCGGAAGCTTCATCTACGTTCCTAAAGGTGTGAAATGTGAAGTTCCTTTGCAGGCTTACTTCCGTATTAACTCCGAGAACATGGGACAGTTTGAGCGTACCTTGATCCTCGCTGACGAAGATAGCTTTGTGCATTATGTAGAAGGCTGTACAGCGCCAATCTACAGCACGAATTCTCTGCACAGTGCGGTTGTTGAAATCTTGTGTATGAAGAACTCACGTGTTCGTTATACTACAATCCAGAACTGGGCACCTAACATCTACAACCTCGTTACTAAACGTGCGGTTGCAGAAGAGAATGCTACGATGGAATGGGTTGATGGCAACATCGGTTCCAAGCTGACCATGAAATATCCTGCGGTTGTTCTTAAAGGCCGTGGAGCTAAAGGTTCAGTACTATCCATCGCAGTAGCGGGTAAAGGCCAGCATCAGGATGCAGGTGCCAAGATGATCCATCTGGCTCCAGACACAACATCCACTATTGTATCGAAATCGATCAGTAAGCACGGTGGTAAAGTAACTTATCGTGGTCTTGCTTCCTTCGGCCGTCAGGCAGAAGGCGCGAAATCGAACATCAAATGTGATACGCTCATTTTGGATAACGAATCCACTTCGGATACGATTCCTTACAATGAAATCATGAACGATAACATCGTGCTTGAGCACGAAGCAACGGTATCCAAGGTTTCTGAGGAGCAGCTGTTCTATCTAATGAGCCGCGGCCTAACAGAAGCTGAAGCGACTCAAATGATCGTCATGGGCTTCATCGAGCCGTTCACCAAAGAACTGCCGATGGAATATGCGGTCGAAATGAACCGTCTGATCAAATTCGAAATGGAAGGAAGTATCGGTTAA
- a CDS encoding methyltransferase domain-containing protein, whose product MRIDIGCGSSKEAGYLGIDRIAGPNVDIVCDISQGIPLPDNTAEFVMASRVLPYIDDLSAVMSEIHRISTHKAIVCILVPYAHSFVHMSNPTFKQKFDEYTPRYFTGSFFQPPSGPVCPSIPDYPIPVPPFDYRLLRMELFYQYPYEDPLYETEELEILKTLQANVVHEIMYHFTVIKEDISIHELELMSRGHYAEPRVLMKRRLKSHDRQNFL is encoded by the coding sequence TTGAGAATCGATATCGGCTGCGGATCCAGTAAAGAAGCAGGTTATCTCGGGATCGATCGTATCGCGGGTCCCAACGTAGATATTGTCTGTGACATTAGCCAAGGCATCCCTTTGCCGGACAATACCGCCGAGTTTGTAATGGCTAGTCGTGTATTACCTTATATCGACGATTTATCCGCGGTTATGTCGGAAATTCACAGAATTAGCACCCACAAAGCCATTGTTTGTATACTGGTCCCGTATGCCCACAGTTTTGTTCATATGTCCAATCCTACCTTTAAGCAGAAGTTTGATGAATATACTCCGAGATATTTCACAGGATCCTTTTTCCAGCCCCCGTCCGGTCCAGTATGCCCATCGATTCCTGACTATCCCATCCCGGTGCCGCCGTTCGATTATCGATTGCTGCGGATGGAGCTTTTCTATCAATACCCTTATGAAGATCCTCTTTATGAAACAGAAGAATTAGAAATACTAAAGACGCTTCAAGCCAATGTTGTGCATGAAATCATGTACCACTTCACCGTAATCAAAGAAGATATTTCTATTCATGAGCTGGAATTGATGAGTAGAGGGCATTACGCTGAACCGCGTGTTCTTATGAAACGCAGGCTAAAATCACACGATAGACAAAATTTCCTATAA
- a CDS encoding DNA starvation/stationary phase protection protein, with amino-acid sequence MAKASNKVNTTSLEQILNRQVANLNVLYVKIHNFHWYVKGEQFFSLHVKFEDLYNEVTLQMDEVAERLLSIKGSPAATMKEYLELATIQEATGKEDTRGMVQSLIEDFATISEELTEGIELAEEIKDQPTSDMLIKIRGDLEKHQWMLRSYLS; translated from the coding sequence ATGGCTAAAGCATCTAATAAAGTAAATACAACTTCACTGGAACAAATTTTGAACCGTCAGGTTGCTAACTTGAATGTACTGTACGTTAAAATTCATAATTTTCATTGGTACGTAAAAGGAGAACAATTTTTCTCTCTTCACGTGAAATTTGAGGATCTATATAATGAAGTGACGCTGCAAATGGATGAAGTTGCAGAGCGTCTGCTAAGCATCAAAGGAAGTCCTGCTGCGACGATGAAAGAATATTTGGAATTGGCAACGATTCAAGAAGCTACTGGTAAAGAAGATACACGTGGGATGGTTCAGTCTCTGATTGAAGACTTCGCTACCATTTCTGAAGAGCTGACAGAAGGCATCGAGCTTGCTGAGGAAATTAAGGATCAGCCAACTTCTGACATGTTGATAAAAATTCGTGGTGATCTTGAGAAACATCAATGGATGCTGCGTTCTTACCTTAGCTAA
- a CDS encoding cysteine desulfurase has product MISNAIREQFPILNQNVNGHPLVYLDSAATSQKPRQVIEAVKSYYEWDNANVHRGVHTLGSRATDAYEGAREKLAKFINARSTKEIIFTRGTTTALNLVASSYGPSAVGEGDEIVITLMEHHSNLIPWQQLAKKTGATLKYIPLQPDGTITLQDAEETITDKTKIVAIAYVSNVMGVTHPIKELAAIAHRNGAVIVVDGAQSTPHVKVDMQDLDCDFYALSGHKMLAPTGIGALYGKRALLEAMEPVEFGGEMIDDVGLYESTWKELPWKFEGGTPIIAGAVGLGAAIDFLQEIGMDEIHSHEKKLAAYAEQRLSEIDGLTIYGPRNREVGVVTFNLGDVHPHDVATVLDAEGIAIRAGHHCCQPLMRWLEASSTARASFYLYNTEQDVDRLVDALIKTKEYFGYELG; this is encoded by the coding sequence ATGATTAGCAACGCCATCCGGGAGCAATTTCCCATACTGAACCAGAATGTGAACGGACATCCACTGGTCTATCTAGACAGTGCTGCTACTTCACAGAAGCCTCGTCAAGTAATTGAGGCGGTCAAGTCGTATTATGAGTGGGATAACGCCAACGTACACCGTGGCGTCCATACTCTAGGCAGCCGTGCAACAGATGCCTACGAGGGAGCCCGGGAGAAGCTAGCTAAGTTTATTAACGCCCGCAGCACTAAAGAAATTATCTTTACGCGCGGTACGACCACTGCCCTAAATCTTGTCGCCTCTTCTTACGGGCCATCTGCAGTGGGTGAAGGCGATGAAATTGTCATCACCCTGATGGAGCATCATAGTAATTTGATCCCTTGGCAGCAGCTAGCTAAGAAGACAGGCGCTACTTTAAAATATATACCGTTGCAACCTGATGGAACAATTACGCTTCAAGATGCTGAGGAGACGATTACGGATAAAACCAAGATCGTTGCTATCGCTTATGTATCTAATGTTATGGGAGTGACTCATCCGATTAAAGAGCTTGCGGCAATTGCTCATCGTAACGGTGCGGTAATTGTCGTAGACGGCGCACAGAGTACACCTCATGTGAAGGTCGATATGCAAGATCTGGATTGTGATTTCTATGCACTTTCCGGACATAAAATGCTAGCACCGACTGGAATTGGGGCATTGTACGGCAAAAGAGCACTCCTTGAAGCCATGGAACCTGTTGAGTTCGGTGGCGAAATGATCGATGATGTCGGTCTCTATGAATCGACATGGAAAGAGCTGCCTTGGAAGTTTGAGGGCGGAACGCCGATCATTGCTGGAGCTGTTGGATTAGGTGCAGCCATAGATTTCTTACAGGAAATCGGCATGGATGAGATTCACAGCCATGAGAAGAAGCTTGCAGCCTACGCAGAGCAGCGTCTATCTGAGATTGATGGTTTGACCATTTATGGTCCGCGCAATCGTGAAGTTGGCGTTGTCACCTTTAATCTGGGTGACGTTCACCCGCATGATGTCGCTACAGTACTAGATGCAGAGGGGATTGCCATCCGTGCTGGTCATCACTGCTGTCAGCCGCTGATGCGCTGGCTGGAAGCCAGCTCAACAGCACGTGCGAGCTTTTACCTGTATAACACCGAGCAGGATGTAGATCGACTGGTGGACGCTTTAATCAAGACAAAGGAGTACTTCGGCTATGAACTTGGATGA